In one window of Cupriavidus necator N-1 DNA:
- a CDS encoding N-formylglutamate amidohydrolase gives MGINWPYKGAELIRAYADPARGRHSLQIEINRALYMDEARLAQHRGFAVLRGHLDQLLEAVAAFIREALAR, from the coding sequence GTGGGCATCAACTGGCCGTACAAGGGGGCGGAGCTGATCCGCGCCTATGCCGACCCGGCGCGCGGCCGCCACAGCCTGCAGATCGAAATCAACCGCGCGCTTTATATGGACGAGGCAAGGCTCGCGCAGCACCGCGGCTTCGCCGTGCTGCGCGGCCATCTCGACCAGTTGCTGGAGGCGGTGGCGGCATTTATCCGCGAGGCACTGGCGCGATGA
- a CDS encoding YihY family inner membrane protein has product MIGPRVARLRREWNLQKVRALARYALRRAGEDRLPQVSASLTFTTVLAVVPVLTVAFALLAAFPVFRDFRNAIESFLFQNLIPGNVSESIQRYLGMFAKSARGLTAMGLGGLMVTSVLTMLTVEDALNAIWRVKQRRPLAQRVLVFWAVLTFGPVLIGASLSISSYLISVSAGYVGTMPVGLGLLVGATPVLLSALAFAFLYTAVPNAYVEWRDAIVAGLVAAIAFEFAKRGFGYFITHIPTYTAVYGTFAALPIFLLWIYLSWLVTLLGATIAANLPVIRQGYWRRRTFAGSEFFDALGVLLLLYRARDEVPRSVGELDLGRKLRVEADYLSGLLGKLKALHLIGRLQQERGQAHWALLCDPSQVTLRTLHDRLVLNLPRLPRTALAQQLRGADALKSILDNPQLDQTLEAVFRQQPADLPPTEGDGGSHLQRRTLEVVPPGWHGQV; this is encoded by the coding sequence ATGATTGGACCCCGCGTTGCCCGCCTGCGCCGGGAATGGAACCTGCAGAAGGTACGCGCCCTGGCGCGCTATGCACTGCGCCGCGCCGGCGAAGACCGGCTGCCGCAGGTCTCGGCCAGCCTGACCTTCACCACCGTGCTGGCCGTGGTGCCGGTGCTGACGGTGGCGTTCGCGCTGCTGGCCGCGTTCCCGGTGTTCCGCGACTTCCGCAACGCCATCGAGTCGTTCCTGTTCCAGAACCTGATCCCCGGCAACGTCAGTGAATCGATCCAGCGCTACCTCGGCATGTTCGCCAAGAGCGCGCGCGGGCTGACCGCAATGGGCCTGGGCGGACTGATGGTCACCTCGGTGCTGACCATGCTGACCGTGGAAGATGCGCTCAATGCGATCTGGCGCGTCAAGCAGCGCCGCCCGCTGGCGCAGCGGGTGCTGGTGTTCTGGGCGGTGCTGACCTTCGGGCCGGTGCTGATCGGCGCGAGCCTGTCGATCAGCTCTTACCTGATCTCGGTCTCGGCGGGCTATGTCGGCACCATGCCGGTGGGGCTGGGGCTGCTGGTGGGCGCAACGCCGGTGCTGCTGTCGGCGCTGGCCTTTGCCTTCCTGTACACGGCGGTGCCCAATGCCTATGTCGAATGGCGCGATGCCATCGTGGCGGGCCTGGTGGCGGCGATCGCGTTCGAGTTTGCCAAGCGCGGCTTCGGCTATTTCATCACGCATATCCCGACTTACACGGCGGTCTACGGCACCTTCGCGGCGCTGCCCATCTTCCTGCTCTGGATCTACCTGAGCTGGCTGGTGACGCTGCTGGGTGCGACCATCGCCGCCAACCTGCCGGTGATCCGGCAGGGCTACTGGCGCCGCCGCACCTTTGCCGGCAGCGAGTTCTTCGACGCGCTGGGCGTGCTGCTGCTGCTCTACCGCGCGCGCGACGAAGTGCCGCGCAGCGTCGGCGAACTGGACCTTGGCCGCAAGCTGCGGGTTGAGGCCGACTACCTGTCGGGCCTGCTGGGCAAGCTCAAGGCCTTGCACCTGATCGGACGCCTGCAGCAGGAGCGTGGCCAGGCCCACTGGGCGCTGCTGTGCGATCCGTCGCAGGTGACGCTGCGGACGTTGCATGACCGGTTGGTGCTGAACCTGCCGCGGCTGCCGCGCACGGCGCTTGCGCAGCAGCTTCGCGGCGCCGATGCGCTCAAGTCGATTCTGGACAATCCGCAGCTGGACCAGACGCTGGAGGCGGTGTTCCGGCAGCAGCCGGCCGATCTGCCGCCGACTGAAGGAGATGGGGGGAGCCATCTGCAGCGGCGCACGCTGGAAGTGGTGCCGCCGGGCTGGCATGGGCAGGTGTAA
- a CDS encoding DUF2069 domain-containing protein: MSPIPESDQALHSPWLYRFSVGSLLALMVLCIAWEWFLAPLRPGGSWLIIKFLPLLLPLRGLLTRNRYTMQWSSMLILLFFTEGIVRATSDRAPSSTLAWVEVALTLVYFTSTILYLRPYKRRARAAGKPAAPKS; the protein is encoded by the coding sequence ATGAGCCCCATCCCCGAGAGCGACCAGGCGCTGCACAGCCCTTGGCTGTACCGGTTCAGCGTGGGCAGCCTGCTGGCGCTGATGGTGCTGTGCATTGCCTGGGAATGGTTCCTGGCGCCGCTGCGCCCCGGGGGGTCGTGGCTGATCATCAAGTTCCTGCCGCTGCTGCTGCCGCTGCGCGGCTTGCTGACGCGCAACCGCTACACCATGCAGTGGTCGTCGATGCTGATCCTGTTGTTCTTCACCGAGGGCATCGTGCGCGCCACCAGCGACCGCGCCCCCTCGTCCACGCTGGCGTGGGTGGAGGTGGCGCTGACGCTGGTGTACTTCACCAGCACCATCCTGTACCTTCGCCCCTACAAGCGCCGCGCCCGGGCGGCCGGCAAGCCAGCCGCGCCCAAGTCCTGA
- a CDS encoding CaiB/BaiF CoA transferase family protein, which translates to MSTGDGTRVTGPFCADDTLRDFGGYFQSVNRNKRSIAVDLKTDKGREIVRKLIDGADIVVENFRAGVMERLGLAYETLRETNPRLVYGTVRGFGDPRSGESPYAQWPAYDVVSQAMGGMMGITGPDRDTPTKIGPGVGDTVPALMLCIGILAAVHRVRETGAGQFVDVAMTDAVLAMCERIVYQTSYTGTVPAPDGNRHPLLCPFGLFRARDGHVSIACATDAFWAKLAHAIGRPEMATDEDFATNAARVRNAQQVIDAIEAFSTARTKEEIAQCLGGKVPFGPVYTSAEIFADPHYRVREMLVDVEQPGSATPVKIAGVPIKLSATPGAVLQRAPMLGEHTDAILLAAGYGKQEIVHMRAAGAIR; encoded by the coding sequence GTGTCGACCGGCGACGGCACGCGCGTCACCGGCCCTTTCTGCGCCGACGACACGCTGCGCGACTTTGGCGGCTATTTCCAGAGCGTGAACCGCAACAAGCGATCGATCGCAGTCGACCTGAAGACCGACAAGGGCCGCGAGATCGTCCGCAAGCTGATCGACGGTGCCGACATCGTGGTCGAGAACTTCCGCGCCGGCGTGATGGAACGCCTCGGGCTGGCCTATGAAACCCTGCGCGAGACCAATCCGCGGCTGGTCTACGGCACCGTGCGCGGCTTCGGCGATCCGCGCAGCGGCGAGAGCCCCTATGCGCAATGGCCGGCCTATGACGTGGTCTCGCAGGCGATGGGCGGCATGATGGGAATCACCGGCCCGGACCGCGACACCCCGACCAAGATCGGCCCCGGCGTCGGTGACACCGTGCCGGCGCTGATGCTGTGCATCGGCATCCTGGCCGCTGTGCATCGTGTGCGCGAGACCGGCGCAGGCCAGTTCGTCGACGTGGCCATGACCGACGCCGTGCTGGCCATGTGCGAGCGCATCGTCTACCAGACCTCCTACACCGGCACCGTGCCTGCGCCGGATGGCAACCGCCACCCGCTGCTGTGCCCGTTCGGCCTGTTCCGCGCCCGCGATGGCCATGTCTCGATCGCCTGCGCCACCGACGCGTTCTGGGCCAAGCTGGCCCATGCCATCGGCCGCCCCGAGATGGCCACCGACGAGGACTTCGCCACCAACGCCGCGCGTGTGCGCAACGCGCAACAAGTGATCGACGCCATCGAAGCGTTCAGCACCGCGCGCACCAAAGAGGAGATCGCACAGTGCCTGGGCGGCAAGGTGCCGTTCGGTCCGGTCTACACCTCCGCGGAGATCTTCGCGGACCCGCACTACCGCGTGCGCGAAATGCTGGTCGACGTTGAGCAACCGGGCTCGGCCACGCCGGTCAAGATCGCCGGCGTGCCGATCAAGCTCAGCGCCACCCCCGGCGCGGTACTCCAGCGCGCGCCCATGCTTGGCGAGCACACCGACGCGATCCTGCTGGCGGCGGGCTATGGGAAGCAAGAGATCGTGCACATGCGCGCGGCGGGGGCCATCCGGTAG
- the wrbA gene encoding NAD(P)H:quinone oxidoreductase has translation MTDILVLYYSRHGSTRKLAELIANGIDSVPGAQARLRTVPPVSTVCEATASDIPADGPPYAELRDLEECAGLALGSPTRFGNMAAPMKYFLDGTVAQWLSGALTGKPACVFTATGSLHGGQETTLLSMMLPLLHHGMLILGLPYSEKGLMTTASGGTPYGPSHHAHGDNRGPVTEDESGLAIAMGRRLAQTALRLAGDAA, from the coding sequence ATGACCGACATCCTCGTCCTGTATTACAGCCGCCACGGCAGCACCCGCAAACTTGCCGAACTGATTGCCAACGGTATTGACAGCGTCCCCGGCGCCCAGGCCCGGCTGCGCACCGTGCCGCCGGTTTCCACCGTGTGCGAGGCCACCGCGTCCGATATCCCGGCCGACGGCCCGCCCTATGCCGAGCTGCGCGACCTGGAGGAATGCGCCGGCCTGGCCCTGGGCAGCCCCACCCGCTTCGGCAACATGGCCGCGCCGATGAAGTACTTCCTGGACGGCACCGTGGCGCAGTGGCTGTCGGGCGCGCTGACCGGCAAGCCGGCCTGCGTGTTCACCGCCACCGGCAGCCTGCACGGCGGGCAGGAAACCACGCTGCTGTCGATGATGCTGCCGCTGCTGCACCACGGCATGCTGATCCTGGGCCTGCCGTATTCCGAGAAGGGCCTGATGACCACGGCCTCCGGTGGCACGCCCTACGGCCCCAGCCACCATGCCCACGGCGACAACCGCGGCCCGGTCACGGAAGACGAATCTGGACTGGCCATCGCCATGGGCCGGCGGCTGGCGCAGACCGCGCTGCGCCTGGCGGGAGACGCGGCATGA
- a CDS encoding Mpo1-like protein → MAHARAREFENFAAFYPYYLAEHQNRTCRRLHFAGSTVALLCLVALVVTGNAWWLLAAVLAGYAFAWVGHFGFEKNRPATFRHPLYSLMGDWVMYADIWRGKIPF, encoded by the coding sequence ATGGCCCACGCCCGCGCGCGCGAGTTCGAAAACTTCGCGGCCTTTTATCCCTACTACCTGGCCGAACACCAGAACCGTACCTGCCGGCGGCTGCATTTTGCCGGGTCGACGGTGGCGCTGCTGTGTCTGGTGGCGCTGGTGGTTACCGGCAATGCGTGGTGGCTGCTGGCCGCTGTGCTGGCAGGTTACGCCTTTGCCTGGGTCGGGCACTTTGGTTTCGAGAAGAACCGGCCGGCGACGTTCCGGCATCCGCTTTACAGCCTGATGGGAGACTGGGTGATGTATGCCGATATCTGGCGGGGCAAGATTCCGTTCTAG
- a CDS encoding thiolase domain-containing protein: MSINGKAYIVGAYEHPTRKAPDKSVAQLHAESAKGALQDAGLTLADVDGYFCAGDAPGLGAVNMVDYLGLKVRHVDSTDTGGSAYLVHVSHAAQAIAAGKCNVALITLAGRPRSEGSSGTQARNWGANLPDAPFESPFSPVTVNLYAMTAMRHMHEYGTTAEQLAWVKVAASHHAQHNPHAMLRDVVTVEDVLNSPMISDPLHKLDCCVVSDGGGALVVARPEIAATLQRPKVKIRGAGEYIKGQLGGEVDLSWSGARFSGATAFAEAGVTPADIKYASIYDSFTITVLMQLEDLGFCKKGEGGRFVADGNLISGVGKLPFNTDGGGLCNNHPANRGGITKVIEAVRQLRGEAHPAVQVANCDLALAQGTGGYLGSRHGSATLILERE, translated from the coding sequence ATGAGCATCAACGGCAAGGCCTATATCGTCGGCGCCTATGAGCACCCGACCCGCAAGGCACCGGACAAGTCGGTGGCGCAGCTGCACGCCGAAAGCGCCAAGGGCGCACTGCAAGACGCGGGCCTGACGCTGGCGGACGTGGACGGCTACTTCTGCGCCGGCGACGCGCCCGGACTGGGCGCGGTCAATATGGTCGACTATCTCGGCCTCAAGGTGCGCCATGTCGACTCCACCGACACCGGCGGCTCGGCCTACCTGGTCCATGTCTCGCACGCGGCGCAGGCCATCGCGGCCGGCAAGTGCAACGTGGCCCTGATCACGCTGGCGGGCCGCCCGCGTTCGGAAGGCTCCAGCGGCACCCAGGCGCGCAACTGGGGCGCCAACCTGCCCGACGCGCCGTTCGAGAGCCCCTTCAGCCCGGTCACCGTCAACCTGTACGCGATGACGGCCATGCGCCATATGCACGAATACGGCACCACTGCCGAGCAGCTCGCCTGGGTCAAGGTGGCCGCGTCGCACCACGCGCAGCACAACCCCCATGCCATGCTGCGCGACGTGGTCACGGTCGAGGACGTGCTGAACTCGCCGATGATTTCCGATCCGCTGCACAAGCTCGACTGCTGCGTGGTATCGGACGGCGGCGGCGCGCTGGTCGTGGCGCGCCCGGAAATCGCCGCCACGCTGCAGAGGCCCAAGGTGAAGATCCGCGGCGCCGGCGAGTACATCAAGGGCCAGCTCGGTGGAGAAGTCGATCTGAGCTGGTCCGGCGCGCGCTTCTCGGGCGCGACGGCGTTCGCCGAAGCGGGCGTCACGCCGGCCGACATCAAGTACGCGTCGATCTACGACAGCTTCACCATCACCGTGCTGATGCAGCTGGAAGACCTGGGCTTCTGCAAGAAAGGCGAAGGCGGCAGGTTCGTCGCCGACGGCAACCTGATCTCCGGCGTCGGCAAGCTGCCCTTCAACACCGACGGCGGCGGCCTGTGCAACAACCATCCGGCCAACCGCGGCGGCATCACCAAGGTCATCGAGGCCGTGCGCCAGCTGCGCGGCGAAGCCCACCCGGCGGTGCAGGTCGCCAACTGCGACCTGGCGCTGGCGCAAGGCACCGGCGGCTACCTGGGCTCGCGCCACGGCAGCGCCACCCTGATCCTTGAACGTGAATAA
- a CDS encoding alpha/beta fold hydrolase gives MELTIAGQPAYAYTGGKPFDPALPCAVFVHGAQNDHSVWALQTRWFANHGFSVLAVDLPGHNRSKGAPLATVEAMADWVMALVAAAGVKAPAFVFGHSMGSLIALECAARHAQAVRGIGLLATAYPMKVSDALLDASLNREGEAIAMVNTWSHSSLANKPSSPGPGAWMHGGSQRLMERVSRNNPQAHVFHNDFSACNAYAHGEEAAAAVACPALFITGTKDMMTSPKAAQALAGKMTKASLVTVPCGHALMGERPDEVLDALAAFARKVVAAG, from the coding sequence ATGGAACTGACCATTGCAGGCCAGCCGGCCTACGCCTATACCGGCGGCAAACCCTTCGATCCCGCCCTGCCCTGTGCCGTGTTTGTCCACGGCGCGCAGAACGACCACAGCGTGTGGGCCCTGCAGACGCGCTGGTTTGCCAACCACGGCTTCTCGGTGCTGGCGGTGGACCTGCCGGGCCACAACCGCAGCAAGGGCGCGCCGCTGGCCACCGTCGAGGCCATGGCCGACTGGGTCATGGCGCTGGTGGCGGCCGCCGGCGTGAAGGCGCCGGCCTTCGTGTTCGGCCACAGCATGGGCTCGCTGATCGCGCTGGAATGCGCGGCGCGGCATGCGCAGGCCGTGCGCGGCATCGGCCTGCTGGCCACGGCTTACCCGATGAAGGTCTCGGACGCGCTGCTGGACGCTTCGCTCAACCGCGAGGGCGAGGCCATCGCCATGGTCAACACCTGGTCGCATTCGAGCCTGGCCAACAAGCCGTCTTCGCCCGGGCCGGGCGCGTGGATGCACGGCGGCAGCCAGCGGCTGATGGAGCGCGTGTCGCGCAACAACCCGCAGGCCCATGTGTTCCACAATGACTTCTCGGCCTGCAATGCCTACGCCCATGGCGAAGAGGCCGCGGCCGCGGTCGCCTGCCCCGCGCTCTTCATCACCGGCACCAAGGACATGATGACGTCGCCCAAGGCGGCCCAGGCGTTGGCCGGCAAGATGACCAAGGCGAGCCTGGTCACGGTCCCGTGCGGCCACGCGCTGATGGGCGAACGCCCGGATGAAGTGCTGGACGCGCTGGCGGCGTTTGCGCGCAAGGTGGTCGCGGCCGGCTAA
- a CDS encoding FAD-binding oxidoreductase: MTSPQDSFLALCRAALGAQHVLTDAADKAPYLTDWRKRYRGEALAVLRPGTTEEVAEVVHACHAHKIAVVPQGGNTGLCGGATPVAGQDQVVVSLQRLHRIRQVDPLNNTITVETGVVLQHLQEVAREHGRLFPLSLAAEGSCTIGGNLSTNAGGTAVLRYGNTRELCLGLEVVTPSGEIWHGLRGLRKDNTGYDLRDLFIGAEGTLGIITAAVMKLFPLPRASVTALAAVPSPRAALALLAIAQSHAGAMLTGFELMSALSMTLVTRHFPQLRYPFADIHPQLVLLELSDSESEAHARGIFETMMSAAFDAGVVADAVVAESVQQSRDFWNLREHIPLAQVEDGKNIKHDIAVPVSRVADFIETTDALLQNAFPGARMVTFGHLGDGNLHYNVSPPEGVDHDAFLAHQDQVNRIVHDSVRSHNGSISAEHGLGQLKREENRLYKSEVELAMMRAIKGALDPQGLMNPGKVI, encoded by the coding sequence ATGACCTCGCCTCAAGACTCCTTCCTCGCACTGTGCCGCGCCGCGCTGGGTGCGCAGCACGTGCTGACCGATGCAGCCGACAAGGCGCCCTACCTGACCGACTGGCGCAAGCGCTATCGCGGCGAGGCGCTGGCGGTGCTGCGCCCCGGCACCACCGAGGAGGTCGCCGAGGTGGTCCATGCCTGCCATGCGCACAAGATCGCCGTGGTGCCGCAAGGCGGCAACACCGGCCTGTGCGGCGGCGCCACGCCGGTGGCCGGGCAGGACCAGGTGGTGGTCTCGCTGCAGCGGCTGCACCGCATCCGCCAGGTGGATCCGCTCAACAACACCATCACGGTCGAGACCGGCGTGGTGCTGCAGCACCTGCAGGAAGTGGCGCGCGAGCACGGCCGGCTGTTTCCGCTGAGCCTGGCGGCCGAAGGCAGCTGCACCATCGGCGGCAACCTGTCGACCAATGCCGGCGGCACCGCGGTGCTGCGCTACGGCAACACGCGTGAGCTGTGCCTGGGCCTGGAAGTGGTGACGCCGTCGGGCGAGATCTGGCACGGCCTGCGCGGGCTGCGCAAGGACAACACCGGCTACGACCTGCGCGACCTTTTTATCGGCGCCGAAGGCACGCTGGGCATCATCACCGCCGCGGTAATGAAGCTGTTCCCGCTGCCACGCGCCTCGGTCACCGCGCTGGCCGCGGTGCCGAGCCCGCGCGCCGCGCTGGCGCTACTGGCCATCGCGCAATCGCATGCGGGCGCCATGCTGACCGGGTTCGAGCTGATGTCCGCGCTCAGCATGACGCTGGTGACGCGGCACTTCCCGCAGCTGCGCTATCCGTTCGCAGACATCCACCCGCAGCTGGTGCTGCTGGAACTGTCCGACAGCGAAAGCGAAGCCCATGCGCGCGGCATCTTCGAAACCATGATGTCGGCCGCCTTCGATGCCGGCGTGGTCGCCGACGCGGTGGTGGCGGAATCGGTGCAGCAGTCGCGTGATTTCTGGAACCTGCGCGAGCATATCCCGCTGGCGCAGGTGGAAGACGGCAAGAACATCAAGCACGATATCGCCGTGCCGGTGTCGCGTGTGGCGGACTTTATCGAGACCACCGACGCGCTGCTGCAGAACGCCTTCCCCGGCGCACGCATGGTGACCTTCGGCCACCTTGGCGACGGCAACCTGCACTACAACGTGTCGCCGCCGGAAGGCGTCGACCATGACGCCTTCCTGGCCCACCAGGACCAGGTCAACCGCATCGTGCACGACAGCGTGCGCTCGCATAACGGCTCGATTTCCGCCGAGCACGGGCTCGGCCAGCTCAAGCGCGAGGAAAACCGGCTTTACAAGAGCGAGGTCGAGCTGGCCATGATGCGCGCGATCAAGGGCGCACTCGATCCGCAGGGGCTGATGAATCCGGGCAAGGTTATCTGA
- a CDS encoding Zn-ribbon domain-containing OB-fold protein, translating to MTTPHTPIAYKAPDEQPDNLPFWQAAREGQLLFKVCDDCGKPHWYPRVLCPFCMGTTSWKPASGRGTIYSFSVTRRAGPNPFCIAYVTLDEGVTMMTHIVDCDLDTVRIGQKVQVKFSPSDGGAPVPTFTLA from the coding sequence ATGACGACCCCACATACCCCCATTGCCTACAAGGCGCCGGACGAGCAGCCCGACAACCTGCCCTTCTGGCAGGCCGCGCGCGAAGGGCAATTGCTGTTCAAGGTCTGCGACGACTGCGGCAAGCCCCACTGGTATCCGCGCGTGCTGTGCCCGTTCTGCATGGGCACCACCTCATGGAAGCCGGCCAGCGGCCGCGGCACGATCTACAGCTTCAGCGTGACGCGCCGCGCAGGTCCCAATCCGTTCTGCATCGCCTACGTCACGCTGGACGAAGGCGTGACCATGATGACCCATATCGTCGACTGCGACCTCGACACGGTGCGGATCGGGCAGAAGGTGCAGGTGAAGTTCTCGCCCAGCGATGGCGGCGCCCCGGTACCGACTTTCACGCTGGCCTGA
- a CDS encoding long-chain fatty acid--CoA ligase yields the protein MTHNDLPDAGVAAAPTGPLAVDAAVALGDVPRVFHMPHTTLAENLEISARRFPDKVAVQFYHGATTYAGLLAQVERMAGYLQQACGVHRGDRVVLLSQNSPQFIVAYYAILRADAVVVPANAMLLEDELRHIVTDSGAVAAFAASELVGQVAPLVGTTPLRHVIVHHYGDALPAQPDDSLAIPDWVQQRSSGSALPAGAVHWQQAMAAGSTPSPRAAGLDDLCMLPYTSGTTGAPKACMHTHRTVMVSVAGSQLWRRSHAESTFLAVAPMFHLLGLQNGVNAPVYMGGTIVLLPRWDRRTAAQLVARHRVTFWAAPPPMLVEFFAQPDIESFDLSSLACVVGGGAAVPDSTARVMKERYGLQFVEGYGLTETASFIIANPLAAPRTGLLGVPTYGVDARVIDPATLAEVPRGEVGEIVVHGAQVMLGYWNQPAANAESFITIDGKRFFRTGDLASVDADGYFVMRDRLKRMVNASGYKVWPAEVEAILHTHPAILEACVIAARDPHRGETVKAVIVRRDGAGVSEEELLAWCRTSMATYKAPRIVQFVERLPRSATGKIAWRELQEQEMQGAPLANHKA from the coding sequence ATGACCCACAACGATCTGCCCGATGCAGGCGTCGCCGCCGCCCCCACTGGCCCGCTTGCGGTGGATGCCGCAGTGGCGCTCGGCGACGTGCCGCGCGTTTTCCATATGCCGCACACCACGCTGGCCGAGAACCTTGAAATCTCGGCCCGGCGCTTCCCCGACAAGGTCGCGGTCCAGTTCTACCACGGCGCCACCACCTATGCCGGACTGCTGGCGCAGGTGGAGCGCATGGCCGGTTACCTGCAGCAGGCATGCGGCGTGCACCGAGGCGACCGCGTGGTGCTGCTCAGCCAGAACAGCCCGCAGTTCATCGTGGCCTACTACGCGATCCTGCGCGCCGATGCCGTGGTGGTGCCGGCCAACGCCATGCTGCTGGAAGACGAGCTACGCCATATCGTCACCGACAGCGGCGCGGTGGCCGCGTTTGCCGCAAGCGAGCTGGTCGGGCAGGTGGCACCGCTGGTCGGCACCACGCCGCTGCGCCACGTGATCGTGCATCACTATGGCGATGCCCTGCCCGCGCAGCCCGACGACAGCCTCGCGATTCCGGACTGGGTGCAGCAGCGCTCGTCCGGCTCGGCGTTGCCGGCCGGCGCAGTCCACTGGCAGCAGGCCATGGCCGCCGGCTCCACGCCATCGCCGCGCGCCGCAGGCCTGGACGACCTGTGCATGCTGCCCTACACCTCGGGCACCACCGGGGCGCCCAAGGCCTGCATGCACACGCACCGCACGGTGATGGTGTCGGTGGCGGGTTCGCAGCTATGGCGGCGCTCGCACGCGGAGTCGACCTTCCTGGCGGTGGCGCCGATGTTCCACCTGCTCGGGCTGCAGAACGGCGTCAATGCGCCGGTCTACATGGGCGGCACCATCGTGTTGCTGCCGCGCTGGGACCGGCGCACCGCGGCGCAGCTGGTAGCGCGCCATCGCGTCACGTTCTGGGCGGCGCCGCCGCCGATGCTGGTGGAGTTCTTCGCGCAGCCGGATATCGAGTCATTCGACCTGAGCAGCCTGGCCTGCGTGGTCGGCGGCGGCGCGGCGGTGCCCGACAGCACCGCGCGGGTGATGAAGGAGCGCTACGGGCTGCAGTTTGTCGAAGGCTACGGCCTGACGGAGACCGCCTCGTTCATCATCGCCAACCCTCTCGCCGCACCGCGCACCGGGCTCCTGGGCGTGCCGACCTACGGCGTCGACGCGCGCGTCATCGATCCCGCCACGCTGGCCGAAGTGCCGCGCGGCGAGGTCGGCGAGATCGTGGTGCACGGCGCGCAGGTGATGCTGGGCTACTGGAACCAGCCCGCCGCCAATGCCGAGAGCTTTATCACGATCGACGGCAAGCGCTTCTTCCGTACCGGCGACCTTGCCAGCGTCGATGCCGACGGCTACTTCGTCATGCGCGACCGCCTCAAGCGCATGGTCAACGCCTCGGGCTACAAGGTGTGGCCGGCCGAGGTGGAAGCGATCCTGCATACCCACCCTGCGATCCTGGAAGCCTGCGTGATCGCCGCGCGCGATCCGCATCGGGGCGAGACGGTGAAGGCCGTGATCGTGCGGCGTGACGGCGCCGGCGTTTCCGAGGAAGAGTTGCTGGCCTGGTGCCGTACCAGCATGGCGACCTACAAGGCGCCGCGCATCGTGCAGTTTGTCGAGCGCCTGCCGCGCTCCGCCACCGGCAAGATCGCGTGGCGCGAACTGCAGGAGCAGGAGATGCAGGGCGCTCCATTGGCGAACCACAAGGCCTAG